Proteins found in one Corynebacterium freneyi genomic segment:
- a CDS encoding ATP synthase F0 subunit C gives MNDVILSAQDTVAAVDTNAGLKTIGYGLSTLGPGLGIGIVAGKTVEGMARQPEMAGQLRTTMFLGIAFTEALALIGLVAGFVF, from the coding sequence ATGAACGACGTCATCCTCTCCGCCCAGGACACTGTCGCCGCCGTCGACACCAACGCCGGCCTGAAGACCATCGGCTACGGCCTGTCGACCCTGGGCCCGGGCCTGGGCATCGGCATCGTCGCCGGCAAGACCGTCGAGGGCATGGCTCGCCAGCCCGAGATGGCCGGCCAGCTCCGCACCACCATGTTCCTGGGCATCGCCTTCACCGAGGCGCTCGCCCTCATCGGCCTGGTCGCCGGCTTCGTTTTCTAA
- a CDS encoding MraY family glycosyltransferase, which yields MGNDVALLAASGAGAGVPLRELALLVLVSASVSYLLTGVVRYLVVRSGHLDMPRERDVHDIPKPRLGGVAMYSGIIVAIWVASELPALNRGFPPMTPDMYAMVAAATILLLVGILDDLFDLDALTKFAGQVLAAVVMSLMGVTWYLLYIPFGGGTTLILDPVSSTLVTVLFTVALINAINFVDGIDGLASGLGMIASGSLLVYSMVMLHDQGGTVSAYPPAMISACLLGACIGFLPHNFEPARIFMGDSGAMLIGLMLAGASVSASGRISPSMYGTADALALMSPIIVVVAALSVPMLDLLLAIIRRTRRGQSPFAPDKMHLHHRLLEMGHSHRRVVLVLYMWVSVVAFGAVGTTVFPAPFVAVAFGFLLVLAVALTMVPIWRRGGAGTMSPRERRHSHQ from the coding sequence ATGGGCAACGACGTCGCGCTGCTCGCCGCCTCCGGAGCCGGGGCCGGCGTGCCCCTCCGGGAACTGGCGCTGCTCGTCCTCGTCTCGGCGTCGGTGAGCTACCTGCTCACCGGAGTCGTCCGCTACCTGGTGGTGCGCAGCGGGCACCTGGACATGCCGCGCGAACGCGACGTCCACGACATCCCCAAACCGCGCCTGGGCGGGGTGGCCATGTACAGCGGCATCATCGTCGCCATTTGGGTGGCCAGCGAGCTACCCGCCCTGAACAGGGGATTTCCGCCGATGACGCCGGACATGTACGCCATGGTCGCCGCAGCGACGATCCTGCTGCTCGTGGGCATCCTCGACGACCTGTTCGACCTCGACGCCCTGACCAAATTCGCCGGACAGGTGCTCGCCGCCGTCGTCATGTCCCTGATGGGCGTGACGTGGTACCTCCTGTACATCCCATTCGGCGGCGGCACGACGCTCATCCTCGACCCGGTGTCGTCGACGTTGGTGACGGTGCTGTTCACCGTCGCACTGATCAACGCCATCAACTTCGTCGACGGCATCGACGGACTCGCCTCCGGGCTGGGCATGATCGCCTCCGGTTCGCTGCTCGTCTACTCGATGGTCATGCTCCACGACCAGGGCGGCACCGTGTCCGCCTACCCGCCCGCGATGATCTCCGCCTGCCTGCTCGGCGCGTGCATCGGTTTTCTGCCGCACAACTTCGAGCCGGCGCGGATCTTCATGGGCGACTCCGGCGCAATGCTCATCGGCCTGATGCTCGCCGGCGCGTCGGTGTCGGCGTCGGGGCGCATCTCGCCGTCGATGTACGGCACCGCCGATGCGCTGGCCCTCATGTCGCCGATCATCGTCGTCGTCGCCGCGCTGAGCGTGCCCATGCTCGACCTGCTGTTGGCGATCATCCGCCGCACCCGCCGGGGACAGTCGCCCTTCGCGCCCGACAAGATGCACCTGCACCACCGCCTGCTGGAAATGGGTCACAGCCACCGCAGGGTCGTGCTGGTGCTCTACATGTGGGTGTCCGTCGTCGCGTTCGGCGCCGTGGGCACCACCGTGTTCCCCGCGCCCTTCGTGGCCGTGGCCTTCGGCTTCCTGCTGGTGCTCGCCGTGGCGTTGACGATGGTGCCTATCTGGCGCCGCGGGGGAGCGGGTACCATGTCCCCCCGTGAGCGAAGACACTCCCATCAATGA
- a CDS encoding L-threonylcarbamoyladenylate synthase has protein sequence MSIIHDCSTDEGRENGLKAAVDAVQAGRLVVLPTDTVYGLGCDAFNNAAVASLLRAKHRGPDMPVPVLVGSWTTVDGLVREHTAAGRALVEAFWPGGLSLVVNQAPSLPWNLGDTRGTVMLRMPLHPIAIELLRRTGPMAVSSANISGQEPALTAVRAKQQLGAEAAVYLDGGRATIGKPSTIVDLSGMEPRILREGAVTAEQIGEVLGKDPAALRRPAGA, from the coding sequence ATGAGCATCATCCACGACTGCTCCACCGACGAAGGCCGCGAGAACGGCCTGAAGGCCGCCGTCGACGCGGTGCAGGCAGGCCGTCTGGTCGTGCTGCCCACCGACACCGTCTACGGACTCGGCTGCGACGCATTCAACAACGCCGCCGTCGCGTCCCTGCTCCGGGCCAAGCACCGCGGCCCCGACATGCCGGTGCCGGTGCTCGTCGGCTCGTGGACCACCGTCGACGGACTCGTCCGCGAGCACACCGCCGCCGGTCGCGCGCTCGTCGAGGCGTTCTGGCCCGGCGGGCTGTCCCTCGTGGTCAATCAGGCGCCCAGCCTGCCGTGGAACCTCGGCGACACCCGCGGCACGGTGATGCTGCGCATGCCGCTGCACCCCATCGCCATCGAACTGCTGCGCCGCACCGGTCCGATGGCCGTGTCCAGCGCGAACATTTCCGGCCAGGAGCCGGCGCTGACCGCGGTGCGCGCCAAGCAGCAGCTCGGCGCCGAGGCCGCGGTGTACCTCGACGGCGGGCGCGCGACCATCGGCAAGCCGTCGACCATCGTCGACCTGTCCGGCATGGAGCCGCGCATCCTCCGCGAGGGCGCCGTCACTGCGGAGCAGATCGGGGAGGTCCTGGGCAAGGACCCCGCCGCTTTGCGACGGCCCGCGGGCGCCTGA
- the prmC gene encoding peptide chain release factor N(5)-glutamine methyltransferase, translating into MSAPSTVGSILSEVAAALADAGCASPQADAEQLMMHVSGRSRTDLILSRRDPVAADDPLVAELPALVVRRAAREPLQHILGTAPMGRLELAVGPGVFVPRPETELLAEWCITALGDVGLDDDPHRRKAGAPAGNGPVVVDLCTGSGALALAIADRVPAASVTGVELDPVAAEWARRNLDSCRELWAGEATPRTGAVRIIAGDVTDPGLVDGADAPLADLRGRVDLVVSNPPYVPLATYVDAEVRHDPHHAVFGGDDGLDVIRPMLNIVRELLAPGGAVAIEHDDDSGADVSELLAGTGFCRDIEVHRDLAGRDRFTTAYRCGGGHRCARRGATGDGATQNDSTRDTNEGTDQAT; encoded by the coding sequence GTGTCGGCTCCGTCGACCGTCGGGTCGATTCTTTCGGAGGTCGCGGCCGCGCTGGCCGACGCCGGTTGCGCGTCGCCGCAGGCAGATGCCGAACAGCTGATGATGCACGTCAGCGGCCGGTCGCGCACCGACCTCATCCTGTCGCGCCGTGATCCGGTGGCGGCGGATGATCCCCTCGTCGCCGAGTTGCCGGCGCTGGTGGTCCGCCGCGCCGCCCGGGAGCCGTTGCAGCACATCCTGGGCACGGCGCCGATGGGCCGGTTGGAATTGGCCGTGGGGCCCGGCGTGTTCGTGCCGCGCCCGGAGACCGAACTCCTCGCCGAGTGGTGCATCACGGCGCTCGGGGATGTTGGGCTTGACGACGACCCGCATCGTCGTAAAGCAGGAGCACCGGCCGGGAACGGGCCCGTCGTGGTCGACTTGTGCACCGGATCCGGTGCGCTCGCGTTGGCCATCGCCGACCGGGTGCCCGCGGCATCGGTGACCGGCGTGGAACTCGACCCGGTTGCAGCCGAATGGGCGCGGCGCAACCTCGACTCCTGCCGCGAACTGTGGGCGGGGGAGGCCACGCCGCGAACCGGTGCGGTGCGCATCATCGCCGGCGACGTCACCGACCCCGGCCTCGTCGACGGCGCCGACGCCCCGCTGGCCGACCTGCGCGGCCGCGTCGACCTCGTCGTCTCCAACCCGCCGTACGTGCCGCTGGCCACCTACGTCGACGCCGAAGTGCGCCACGACCCCCATCACGCCGTGTTCGGGGGAGACGACGGACTCGACGTCATCCGGCCTATGCTGAACATCGTGCGCGAGCTGCTCGCACCCGGCGGCGCCGTCGCCATCGAACACGACGACGACTCCGGCGCCGACGTATCCGAACTGCTCGCCGGAACCGGATTTTGCCGCGACATCGAGGTTCACCGCGACCTCGCCGGGCGGGACCGGTTCACCACCGCGTACCGTTGCGGCGGCGGGCACCGCTGCGCGCGACGCGGCGCCACCGGAGACGGCGCCACCCAAAATGACTCCACCCGAGACACGAACGAAGGGACAGACCAGGCGACATGA
- the prfA gene encoding peptide chain release factor 1 has product MANQVSAVDDILSEYHGLEAQLADPELHNDPKQARRVGKRFNELQPIIQTHAKLTQVRDDMEAAREMAAEDSEFAAEAKRLEVEEEELEEKLADLLAPRDPHDSDDIVMEIKSGAGGEEAALFAGELARMYQRYAEKHGFSTEILGLSESDLGGVKDMTMSIRAKNPSRDGAWSVFKFEGGVHRVQRVPVTESQGRIQTSAAGVLVYPEPDEIEDVQIDDKDLRVDVYRSSGKGGQGVNTTDSAVRLTHLPTGLVVTCQKERSQIQNKARAMQVLAARLQQMAEEEAAANASDARKSQVRTMDRSERVRTYNFPENRVSDHRIGYKAHNLDAVLGGDMEDLLKALHDAERQERLEAE; this is encoded by the coding sequence ATGGCCAATCAGGTTTCCGCAGTAGACGACATCCTGTCCGAATACCACGGGCTCGAGGCGCAGCTGGCCGACCCCGAGCTGCACAACGACCCGAAGCAGGCGCGCCGGGTGGGCAAGCGCTTCAACGAGCTGCAGCCGATCATCCAGACCCACGCCAAGCTGACGCAGGTCCGCGACGACATGGAGGCGGCCCGCGAGATGGCGGCCGAGGACTCCGAGTTCGCCGCCGAGGCCAAGCGCCTGGAGGTGGAGGAGGAGGAGCTCGAGGAGAAGCTCGCCGACCTGCTGGCTCCGCGCGATCCGCACGATTCCGATGACATCGTCATGGAGATCAAGTCCGGCGCCGGCGGCGAGGAGGCCGCGCTGTTCGCCGGCGAGCTGGCGCGCATGTACCAGCGTTACGCCGAGAAGCACGGTTTCTCCACGGAGATCCTCGGCCTGTCGGAGTCGGATCTGGGCGGCGTGAAGGACATGACCATGTCCATCCGCGCGAAGAATCCGTCGCGCGACGGCGCGTGGAGCGTGTTCAAGTTCGAGGGCGGCGTCCACCGCGTCCAGCGTGTTCCGGTCACCGAGTCGCAGGGCCGCATCCAGACTTCCGCCGCCGGCGTGCTGGTCTACCCGGAGCCCGACGAGATCGAGGACGTGCAGATCGACGACAAGGATCTGCGCGTCGACGTCTACCGTTCCTCCGGCAAGGGCGGCCAGGGCGTCAACACCACCGACTCGGCGGTGCGCCTGACGCACCTGCCGACCGGCCTGGTGGTCACGTGCCAGAAGGAGCGTTCGCAGATCCAGAACAAGGCCCGCGCCATGCAGGTGCTGGCCGCGCGACTGCAGCAGATGGCCGAGGAGGAGGCCGCGGCCAACGCCTCGGACGCCCGCAAGTCGCAGGTCCGCACGATGGACCGGTCGGAGCGCGTGCGCACGTACAATTTCCCGGAAAACCGCGTGTCCGATCACCGCATCGGCTACAAGGCCCACAATCTGGACGCGGTTCTCGGCGGCGACATGGAGGATCTGCTCAAGGCCCTCCACGACGCCGAGCGCCAGGAGCGCCTGGAAGCCGAGTAG
- the atpB gene encoding F0F1 ATP synthase subunit A: MSVSTLAATKGEFHSPNLQEEYFPGELYDHFIIGGAGDWYAMDRLMFVRLLMAVLVAIFFVVAFRRPKLVPTGLQNVAEMMLDFVRIHIAEEILGKKEGRRFLPVLATIFFLVISMNVAAVIPGLNISPNARIGMPLILALFAYVAFIYAGSKKYGFFKYVKSSVVIPNLPPALHLIVVPIEIFSTFVLRPATLTIRLMANMLAGHMVLVLLFGATNFFFWQLNGWTALSGLTLIASILFTLFELLVIFLQAYIFALLSAVYIELSLHADEH; the protein is encoded by the coding sequence CTGAGCGTTTCAACACTTGCCGCCACGAAGGGTGAGTTTCACTCACCCAACTTGCAGGAGGAGTACTTCCCGGGTGAGCTGTACGACCACTTCATCATCGGAGGTGCCGGCGACTGGTACGCCATGGACCGCCTGATGTTCGTTCGTCTGCTCATGGCCGTTCTCGTCGCCATCTTCTTCGTGGTCGCCTTCCGGCGGCCGAAGCTGGTGCCGACTGGACTGCAGAATGTCGCCGAGATGATGCTGGACTTCGTCCGCATCCACATCGCGGAGGAAATTCTGGGCAAGAAGGAGGGCCGCCGGTTCCTGCCGGTGCTGGCCACCATCTTCTTCCTGGTCATCTCGATGAACGTTGCGGCCGTCATTCCCGGCCTCAACATCTCGCCCAACGCGCGAATCGGCATGCCGCTGATTCTCGCGCTGTTCGCGTATGTCGCCTTCATCTACGCGGGCTCGAAGAAGTACGGCTTCTTCAAGTACGTGAAGTCTTCGGTCGTCATCCCGAACTTGCCGCCGGCGCTCCACCTCATCGTGGTGCCCATCGAGATCTTCTCCACCTTCGTTCTGCGCCCGGCCACGCTGACCATCCGTCTGATGGCCAACATGCTGGCCGGCCACATGGTCCTCGTTCTTCTGTTCGGAGCCACGAACTTCTTCTTCTGGCAGCTGAACGGCTGGACGGCCCTGTCCGGCTTGACCCTCATCGCCTCGATCCTGTTCACGCTGTTCGAGCTTCTGGTGATCTTCCTGCAGGCGTACATCTTCGCCCTGCTGAGCGCCGTGTACATCGAACTGTCGCTGCACGCAGACGAGCACTAG
- a CDS encoding F0F1 ATP synthase subunit B: MTDFITYLAAGEALPLEEQINPLLPKNYDIVWSIVPLIVILVLFWKLVLPKFQEVLTEREDRIEGGIERAEAAQAEAKAALEKYNSQLAEARTEAAKIRDEARVQGQKIIAEATSKANDESARIIESGEKQLAAQREQVVAELRKEMGQNSINLAERLLGEQLSDDVKKSGTIDSFLSNLDTVATAGK; this comes from the coding sequence ATGACGGATTTCATTACCTACCTGGCTGCGGGGGAGGCTCTTCCTCTGGAGGAGCAGATCAACCCCCTGCTGCCCAAGAACTATGACATCGTCTGGTCCATTGTCCCGCTCATTGTCATCCTGGTGCTGTTTTGGAAGCTCGTGCTTCCGAAGTTCCAGGAGGTCCTGACCGAGCGGGAGGACCGGATTGAGGGCGGCATCGAGCGTGCCGAGGCCGCGCAGGCCGAGGCCAAGGCCGCTCTCGAGAAGTACAACAGCCAGCTCGCCGAGGCCCGCACCGAAGCCGCCAAGATTCGCGATGAGGCCCGAGTCCAGGGTCAGAAGATCATCGCCGAGGCGACCTCGAAGGCCAACGACGAGAGCGCACGAATCATCGAGTCCGGTGAGAAGCAGCTGGCGGCCCAGCGTGAGCAGGTCGTCGCCGAGCTTCGCAAGGAGATGGGGCAGAACTCGATCAACCTCGCGGAGCGTCTGCTCGGCGAGCAGCTGTCCGACGACGTCAAGAAGTCGGGCACGATCGACAGCTTCCTCAGCAACCTTGACACCGTGGCCACGGCCGGAAAGTAG
- a CDS encoding F0F1 ATP synthase subunit delta, whose translation MHAASRESLAHLRTELDAAVGGATVSVANAAQTGSELFDVVETLDSDRGLRVAVADQSVTAEQRSGIIRSLFAGKVSETTLKVITDAATQTWSNSREFRAGLVELGRRALLRSAEGQGQLETVEDELFRLGSILVNEPQLEQLLADKAATPEAKRGLLASVLYGKVTSVTEALALQAVGRPEKRPADDIDSLSRLAAGLRNRTVARVTSATAISPEQQRALADKLGRLYGEEMSIHTEIDPSILGGLVIRVGDEVIDGSLSTKLEKLRVGLG comes from the coding sequence ATGCACGCAGCTAGCCGCGAATCTTTGGCGCACCTCCGCACGGAGCTGGACGCCGCCGTCGGCGGTGCCACCGTCTCCGTCGCGAACGCGGCCCAGACCGGCTCCGAGCTTTTCGACGTCGTCGAAACCCTCGACTCCGACCGCGGCCTGCGTGTCGCCGTCGCCGACCAGTCGGTTACGGCGGAGCAGCGCTCCGGAATCATCCGGAGCCTGTTCGCTGGAAAGGTGTCCGAGACGACCCTCAAGGTCATCACCGACGCCGCCACGCAGACCTGGTCGAACTCGCGCGAGTTCCGCGCGGGCCTGGTGGAGCTGGGCCGTCGCGCCCTGCTGCGCTCCGCCGAGGGCCAGGGCCAGCTGGAAACGGTCGAGGACGAGCTGTTCCGTTTGGGCAGCATCCTCGTCAACGAGCCGCAGCTCGAGCAGCTGCTGGCCGACAAGGCAGCGACCCCCGAGGCGAAGCGGGGTCTTCTGGCCTCCGTGCTGTACGGCAAGGTCACCTCGGTGACCGAGGCGTTGGCGCTGCAGGCCGTCGGGCGCCCCGAGAAGCGCCCCGCGGACGACATCGACTCCCTGTCCCGGCTTGCCGCCGGCCTCCGGAATCGCACCGTCGCCCGTGTGACCAGTGCAACCGCTATCTCCCCGGAGCAGCAGCGTGCGCTGGCGGACAAGCTCGGCCGGCTTTACGGCGAAGAGATGTCCATCCACACCGAGATCGATCCGTCGATCCTCGGTGGACTGGTCATCCGGGTCGGCGATGAGGTCATCGACGGCAGCCTTTCGACGAAGCTCGAGAAGCTGCGCGTCGGCCTCGGCTGA
- the rho gene encoding transcription termination factor Rho: MTDTDTTGANQGQENLTALRMAELRAIASGKGIRGISAMRKHELIAAIQGAGEGRAPAAKKPAKDSGEDAGKGSAGSRGEDSGSAGRDDDSSAADDRGNDKNDRGDEKNDRDDNRGGKNDRGNDGGDRNGGTDDNRGDKNGKNDKNDRKGGNDDNRGGNDGQNEYPSRSQSRRARRERARQRNQENRDNQGGQNNNGGGDNHGGNNQNSGGGDNRDNHGGGDNQGGRNRNRNRNDDNEGRGNRRNRRNRRDRKGRDNQGGGDGVREGDVLQPVAGIVDVMDNNSAFVRTSGYLPGANDVHVSQQLVRKYGLRKGDAITGQVRMPREGGGGQVTHGSGRNKRKYNPLVQVDTVNGQTPDEAKNRPEFGKLTPLYPNQRLRLETEQKILTTRVIDLIMPIGKGQRALIVSPPKAGKTTILQNIANAIATNNPECYMMVVLVDERPEEVTDMQRSVRGEVIASTFDRPPSDHTTVAELAIERAKRLVEQGQDVVVLLDSITRLGRAYNNSSPASGRILSGGVDSNALYPPKRFLGAARNIEGGGSLTIIATAMVETGSAGDTVIFEEFKGTGNAELKLDRKISERRVFPAVDVNPSGTRKDELLLAPEEARIMHKLRRILSALDPQAAIDLLIKQLKKTKNNREFLMQVATSAPMAADVDVDEML; the protein is encoded by the coding sequence GTGACCGATACGGACACCACCGGCGCCAACCAGGGCCAGGAGAATCTGACGGCACTGCGCATGGCGGAGCTTCGCGCCATCGCTTCCGGCAAGGGCATCCGCGGCATTTCGGCGATGCGCAAGCATGAGCTCATCGCCGCGATTCAGGGGGCGGGGGAGGGCCGGGCCCCTGCGGCGAAGAAGCCGGCGAAGGATTCGGGCGAGGACGCGGGCAAGGGTTCCGCCGGGTCGCGCGGCGAGGATTCCGGCTCCGCCGGGCGTGACGACGACTCGTCCGCCGCCGATGACCGCGGCAACGACAAGAATGACCGCGGCGACGAGAAGAACGACCGCGACGACAACCGGGGCGGCAAGAACGACCGCGGCAACGATGGCGGCGACCGCAACGGCGGCACCGACGACAATCGGGGCGACAAGAACGGCAAGAACGACAAGAACGACCGCAAGGGCGGCAACGACGACAACCGTGGCGGCAACGACGGTCAGAACGAGTACCCGTCGCGGTCGCAGTCCCGTCGCGCCCGCCGCGAGCGTGCCCGCCAGCGCAACCAGGAAAACCGCGACAACCAGGGCGGTCAGAACAACAACGGCGGTGGCGACAACCACGGCGGGAACAACCAGAACAGCGGCGGCGGCGACAACCGCGACAACCACGGCGGCGGCGACAACCAGGGCGGCCGCAACCGCAACCGGAACCGCAACGACGACAACGAGGGGCGCGGCAACCGCCGCAACCGCCGCAATCGTCGGGACCGCAAGGGCCGGGACAACCAGGGCGGCGGCGACGGCGTGCGCGAGGGCGACGTCCTGCAGCCCGTCGCCGGCATCGTCGACGTGATGGACAACAACTCGGCGTTCGTCCGCACCTCCGGCTACCTGCCGGGCGCCAACGACGTCCACGTTTCCCAGCAGCTCGTGCGCAAGTACGGCCTGCGCAAGGGCGACGCCATCACCGGTCAGGTCCGCATGCCCCGCGAAGGCGGCGGCGGACAGGTCACCCACGGTTCAGGCCGCAACAAGCGCAAGTACAACCCGCTGGTGCAGGTCGACACCGTCAACGGACAGACCCCGGATGAGGCGAAGAACCGTCCGGAGTTCGGCAAGCTGACCCCGCTGTACCCGAACCAGCGCCTGCGCCTGGAGACCGAGCAGAAGATCCTGACCACCCGCGTCATCGATCTGATCATGCCGATCGGCAAGGGCCAGCGCGCCCTCATCGTCTCCCCGCCCAAGGCCGGCAAGACGACGATCCTGCAGAACATCGCCAACGCGATCGCCACGAACAACCCCGAGTGCTACATGATGGTCGTCCTCGTCGACGAGCGTCCGGAGGAAGTCACGGACATGCAGCGTTCCGTGCGCGGCGAAGTCATCGCCTCCACCTTCGACCGTCCCCCGTCGGACCACACCACGGTCGCGGAGCTGGCCATCGAGCGCGCCAAGCGACTGGTGGAGCAGGGCCAGGACGTCGTCGTCCTGCTCGACTCCATCACCCGCCTGGGCCGGGCCTACAACAACTCCTCGCCGGCGTCGGGCCGCATCCTGTCCGGCGGCGTAGACTCGAATGCGCTCTACCCGCCGAAGCGTTTCCTCGGCGCCGCGCGCAACATCGAGGGCGGCGGGTCGCTGACGATCATCGCCACCGCGATGGTGGAGACCGGTTCCGCCGGCGACACCGTGATCTTCGAGGAGTTCAAGGGCACGGGCAACGCCGAGTTGAAGCTGGACCGCAAGATCTCCGAGCGCCGCGTGTTCCCGGCGGTCGACGTCAACCCGTCGGGCACCCGCAAGGATGAGCTGCTGCTGGCCCCGGAGGAGGCCCGCATCATGCACAAGCTGCGTCGCATCCTGTCCGCGCTGGACCCGCAGGCCGCGATCGACCTGCTGATCAAGCAGCTGAAGAAGACGAAGAACAACCGCGAGTTCCTCATGCAGGTGGCGACTTCGGCGCCGATGGCCGCCGACGTGGACGTGGACGAGATGCTGTAG
- the atpA gene encoding F0F1 ATP synthase subunit alpha — protein MAELTISSDEIRSAIANYTSSYSPEASREEVGVVISAADGIAQVAGMPSVMTNELLEFPGGVIGVAQNLDTDKVGVVVLGNFESLAEGDEVKRTGDVLSIPVGDNFLGRVINPLGQPIDGLGDIEAEEDRVLELQAPSVLQRQPVEEPMATGIKAIDAMTPIGRGQRQLIIGDRKTGKTAVCLDTILNQKANWESGDPTKQVRCIYVAIGQKGSTIAGVRKTLEEHGALEYTTIVAAPASDAAGFKWLAPFAGAALGQHWMYQGKHVLVIYDDLTKQAEAYRAISLLLRRPPGREAYPGDVFYLHSRLLERAAKLSDDMGAGSLTALPIIETKANDVSAFIPTNVISITDGQVFLESDLFNQGVRPAINVGVSVSRVGGAAQTKGMKKVSGNLRLDLASYRDLEAFAMFASDLDDASKRQLERGQRLVELLKQKENEPQAVEYQMVSIYLAGEGEFDDVPVEDVRRFESELMEYLYSNNDAVFQQIEGGTPFSDESKSALKSAVANFKKGFQTSDGAPVVKEAPAEPLAEGEKTKEQISVSRKSAAK, from the coding sequence ATGGCGGAGCTGACGATCTCCTCCGACGAGATCCGTAGCGCGATTGCGAATTACACCTCGAGCTACTCCCCGGAGGCCTCCCGGGAGGAGGTCGGCGTGGTCATCAGTGCTGCTGATGGCATTGCGCAGGTTGCGGGTATGCCGTCGGTCATGACCAACGAGCTTCTCGAGTTCCCGGGCGGCGTCATCGGCGTCGCACAGAACCTCGACACCGACAAGGTCGGCGTCGTGGTCCTGGGCAACTTCGAGTCGCTCGCCGAGGGCGACGAGGTCAAGCGGACGGGCGATGTCCTGTCCATCCCGGTCGGGGACAATTTCCTCGGCCGCGTTATCAACCCCCTGGGCCAGCCGATCGACGGCCTGGGCGACATCGAGGCCGAAGAGGACCGCGTCCTGGAGCTCCAGGCCCCGTCCGTGCTGCAGCGTCAGCCGGTCGAGGAGCCGATGGCCACCGGCATCAAGGCCATCGACGCGATGACCCCGATCGGTCGTGGTCAGCGACAGCTGATCATTGGTGACCGCAAGACCGGCAAGACCGCGGTCTGCCTGGACACCATCCTCAACCAGAAGGCGAACTGGGAGTCCGGCGATCCGACGAAGCAGGTGCGCTGCATCTACGTCGCGATCGGCCAGAAGGGCTCGACCATCGCCGGCGTGCGCAAGACCCTCGAGGAGCACGGCGCCCTCGAGTACACCACCATCGTGGCCGCCCCGGCCTCCGATGCCGCCGGCTTCAAGTGGCTGGCCCCCTTCGCGGGTGCCGCCCTGGGCCAGCACTGGATGTACCAGGGCAAGCACGTCCTGGTCATTTACGATGACCTGACCAAGCAGGCCGAGGCCTACCGTGCCATCTCCCTGCTGCTGCGTCGTCCGCCGGGACGCGAGGCGTACCCGGGTGATGTCTTCTACCTGCACTCCCGTCTGTTGGAGCGTGCGGCGAAGCTGTCCGACGACATGGGCGCCGGTTCGCTGACCGCCCTGCCGATCATCGAGACCAAGGCCAACGACGTCTCCGCCTTCATTCCGACCAACGTGATTTCGATCACCGACGGTCAGGTCTTCCTGGAGTCTGACCTGTTCAACCAGGGCGTCCGCCCGGCCATCAACGTCGGCGTCTCGGTTTCCCGAGTCGGCGGTGCGGCCCAGACCAAGGGCATGAAGAAGGTCTCCGGCAACCTGCGTCTGGACCTCGCGTCCTACCGCGACCTCGAGGCGTTCGCGATGTTCGCGTCCGACCTCGACGACGCTTCGAAGCGTCAGCTCGAGCGCGGCCAGCGTCTGGTCGAGCTGCTCAAGCAGAAGGAGAACGAGCCGCAGGCGGTGGAGTACCAGATGGTCTCCATCTACCTGGCCGGCGAGGGCGAGTTCGACGACGTCCCGGTCGAGGACGTTCGCCGCTTCGAGTCCGAGCTGATGGAGTACCTGTACTCCAACAACGACGCCGTGTTCCAGCAGATCGAGGGTGGCACGCCGTTCTCCGACGAGTCGAAGTCGGCTCTGAAGAGCGCCGTCGCCAACTTCAAGAAGGGCTTCCAGACTTCCGATGGCGCGCCCGTCGTGAAGGAGGCTCCGGCGGAGCCCCTCGCCGAGGGCGAGAAGACCAAGGAGCAGATCTCGGTCTCCCGCAAGTCCGCCGCGAAGTAG